The Cannabis sativa cultivar Pink pepper isolate KNU-18-1 chromosome 8, ASM2916894v1, whole genome shotgun sequence genomic interval TAACATTGAATTCATTCACAACAAGATATTAAGAAGCATGCaggctgatgatgatgatgatgatgataaaaCTAGTAGTGGTGTTGGATCATCACAAATTGAGATGGTGTCAATCCCAGATGGGCTGGACCCCATGGCTGACAGAAGTGACCTAAAAGTGATATGTAAATTAGTTTGGGGAGACAGTATTTTGCCTGCAGAGCTTGAAAAACTCATAAAAACTATAAACAATAATAATGATGAGATGATGATTAGTTGTGTGGTTTCTGATTATTTTATGAGTTGGCCAGTTGAAGTTGCAGCTAAATTGGGTGTTAAAGCCGCTGTTTTCTGTCCTTCCGCCGCTGCAATTTTCGTCTACACAATCAACATACCAAACTTTATACGTGAAGGGATCATCACATCTGATGGTacgttaaataatattatttgctTTTACATCATATTTatcctatattattatattaatgtttATTCTAAGCATAGTACTATATAAAAATAggatttaatattaatttactgTGTTggcaaaataaaaatttaatattttataattttcaataatattcatcttctactttcttatttaaaattatatatactaggAACTCAAATTTGACTAataaaattttctaaatatcaaatttttttagggaaatttacatggtatactaacttttgctatttttttacaaaaatattgccacacggtattttttacttttttactgtgtttttttataagtttcatactgcagtatactgtgttaagttttcactggtgttctactactagtgttttttagttgttctactgttgttttaagttgttatgctttgtgttttactggtgttttacaaaaacacagtattttttaaaatatttttcgtgtgacagtatttttgtaaaaattaattaaaattctagtattttttgtaagtttcctatTTTTTATAGctatttgaattttatattcaaatttaattatattgatgaaagaagtttaattgtattaataaaattttacataATTTTGCAGGCTATCCAACCAAACAACAAATAATTCAATTATCTAGTGGCATGCCTACTATGCACACATCAAAGTTACCATGGAATGTTGGTGACCTTGCTACACAAAAGATGGTGTTTCATGGTTATCTTAAAGTAAGtgaaagtttaaaaatgatagattGGTGGCTTTGCAATACATCTTATGACATCGAACATGCTGTGTTTTCTTTACTTCCAAAGCTTCTTCCAATAGGTCCATTAATGGAAATCGAATCAGCTAGCCCTTTAGATACTAATCCAGGTTCACAATTTTGGGTCGAAGATTCATCTTGCTTAAGTTGGTTGGATCAACACAAGCCTCGCTCAGTCATATACATTGCATTTGGTAGTTTCACAACACACGACCAAATCCAATTTCATGAGCTTGCTCGTGGACTTGAGCTAACTAGTAAGCCATTTCTCTGGGTTGTTCGCCCAGGATCTGTGTCAGGTGAGCAAAAATTGGGACTCAACTCACATGGATTTGGAGGCAATGACAATCTTAGAAAAATAATCAATTGGGCCCCTCAACAAAAGGTTTTAAGTCATCCTTCTATTGCTTGTTTTGTGAGTCATTGTGGTTGGAACTCAACTATTGAAGGTTTAAGTAATGGAGTGCCTTTCTTGACTTGGCCTTATTTTGCTGATCAATATATGGATGAGAGTTATATATGTGATGTTTGGAAAGTTGGAATGAAGCTTGTGCCTAATGAAAATGGAATTGTCACAAGTGAAGAGGTGAAAAATAAAGTGGACAAATTGTTGTACGATAAAGATATACAAAGAAGATCTTTAGAATTCAAAGAAATAATGATGAAGAGTATTTCTAAAGATGGTCAATCTTCAAAAAACTTGAACAGCTTTGTCAAATGGATTAAGGAggcataattattaattgggaCATACCCTAGGAGTGATATCAATATGTATTGCGTACTAATACTATcttttttttagttgaaataCTTAATAATCTTTTCTTGATTATCATATGATGATGATGTGATTATGTTGTTAGAAATTTATTTGTATGATAGGAAGCATATatatgattattaattaatcGAATATATATGCACTATGAATAAAGGAATAAAATATTTCTTGACATTGAATTTTTGAGCTTTAATACTACACAAGTTTTGAATctgcaaaagaaaaagaaactgaTAAGTACAGTAATCGGACTTTCAAGCTTTCTCTACTCTCTTTAAATGGATTTACTATGTTTTACAGAATAAATAGTGAGCTCAAAGATCGAGATCCTATATTTATATAGGTGAGACATTCCATCAAAGTCTCTATCACAATTAAtcgtcataatattttgataattaatttaaaaaactaaatcaaaaaatcataaaatttgataaattgTTACCtgacaatatataaaatatcaaccaATTAATTGTGTGCagattcaataaatataaaattaatattcctTGTCTCTCATACACGTTTAAATTGATTTTATACCTAATatagaaaatattctaaaacaTGTAATTTCAAGAAATATtatgggtgtttgagttcatactttaaaaattattttcacttttttaaattagaaaacatattttaaaaaattaatagccATGTTTggccaaattttttaataataagttTTTGAAGAGTTGAACATCGGACAGGTTAACTTGAGTTTtgggtaaaaaaaaaagtgaacttGTACCTGCTCGTTCACGTGTTGCGGGTTGACCTAGTCAACTGTTTTTTTCTAAcccaaattaaatataattatttttgtctattttattaatttatgaaattaaacataacaccttaatttatattaaatgcaTTAATTCCAAATCCAAAGTACAAAAGTCAAtccaaaactaaaaaattatcaaaagtcATACATTAAACTTCATGTTCatgataataaaaactaaagtgTCTCAAAATAAAATGTGAATAAAAAAGTCTATACTCTATAGTCCATAGTCCATACATACTTCATAATAAATTTgagtaatatattaaaaaaaaaaaaaaaatcaaaagtgaTTGGGTTTGCGAGTTGACCAGTTATCAAAACCAAACCCTAAAATTGCTCGTTCGTGGCACCAGGTTAAACCTGACTCGCCCGCATTGAGCGAGTTTTTTAAAATGTTCGGGTTGACCAAGTTAGGTCCGAGTGGGTTGAACGGGTCTGGGTCAAACCCGATAAAAATGTTCACCCCTATGTTATACctaattttcgtaaaaaaataaagtagctACTCTCCCGTGAGAGTCCACAAGCCAAGAGTATCTTGAAGACACCCAAGTCAACCTTACGACTTTGACAGAGACTTACAAATGCCAAATGAAGTTAAGATATCCTATTTAAGGGCCCCACATGGCATTTAGGAAACTCATAAAAACACTAACCAACCATTTTGGTGTCGGGACCCCACCCAAGGGTGCCCAACCTAGGGTTTATAGGCTCACATAAGGGTTTTCATCCTAGAGATCTCAATCTGACAAGGAAACCAACAAGAACTCGGGAGGACCCACAAGTCAAGAGTATCTTGAAGACACCCAAGTCAACCCTGCGACTTTAACCAAGACTTACAAATGCCAAAtgaatttaagatatcctaTTTGAGGGCCCACATGGCACATCTAGGAAACTCATAAAAACACTAACCAACCATTTGGTGCCAGGATCCACACTCAAGGGTGCCCAACCTAGGATTTATGGGCCCACATAAGGATTTTCATCTTAGAGATCTCAATCCGACAAGATAACTAATAAGGACTTGACTCATTTAggcataaaaaaactaaaagttaAGCATAAAGTTAAGATTGCACAAGGAAGACATTCCTTATGGCATGTCAAACATGTGCCATATTTTGGCACAAAAAGATGACACATGTCTACTCTCAAACTACGAAAGGAAACTTGTCTAAATGTATTTTTCCAACAGCAAGGAGCATAACACAATTGAAAGGAACTATTCCATTCACCATCAACCCTAGCCAACCTGTGCCATCTTTGTGCACAATGAAGTGACACAGGTCGGCCACAAGGGATGGTGGGGAGATTCCTTTCCAAATGTATTTTTTCTACATCAAGACATCAAAATCAAGTGACAAAAGTCACCAAGAGGTGTAGAATAACTATGTCTGACATGGGCTATCTTTGTGACCCAAAAGATGGCACAAGTCTCTCCCCCACCAATTGGCCGAGAATTAATGTGATCAAAGTATTTTTCTAGCATCCATATGACTAAAATAAGTAAGAAACACCATCAAATTCTTTCCAATAGCCTAGCCTACCTCTACCATCCTTTGGCTCCAAAGATGGCGCAAGTAGAACCTGCAAAATATGACTCACCATCAAAAAGAAAGTCAAAACACAACCTGCGATGTCCAAAAATATGCATGGCTAACCTGCGCCACCTTTTGGCACAATGAGGTGGCGCAGTTCGTAATTACATGGCACATCTCAGATTTAGAGTTGAAATGTACTTATAGCCCATCAataaaacatgcataactcACTGAATTCTTATCCAAAACACTTGGTTCAACTTGCATTTAGAATATCTTTTCAAGAAGGATCTAAACTTGGCTAATAGCACAATTCTGATTTGGGCATTCCAAATGACCTAGGCTTTCCTCTATACCTCATCGGGTTTTGATTAGCCAGcaatttcttctcttcaatcCTAACCGATTTGGGCATCAATCTTCAATCAGTACTACAGTTAGGGTTGGATTCTTTTTTAGCAAATTGAGTCAAAATCTAAGGAATTGTTCATCTGGGTTTCAATTTTTCGTTGATTCTACACATGGGTGTGACCAAAGCAACGTCGTCAAAGCACTTTAGATCAGGGAGGTGATTAAGAGACAAATCACTCCTCCCATAAATTCTccgtagaaaaaaaaataagggatTTTTTGAAACCCTGTTTTTTGAAATTGGAggttttaattttgatattttttaataaaattgaagaaTGAGAGGCAATCTTCGATGACTAGATCAAGGAGGAGATGAAGGATTTCAAAATGTTGAATCTGTTGTGGCCTTGGAGATCGAGAGTGAAGCCTGCGTAGTCGTTTTGAGTGAGGAAGATCGGTGTGGCTTGGAAGGTTCATATGTGGTTTGGAGAAATTTATCCTAGTTGGAATGCAGACCATAGATGTGGTTCTTGTTGAAGAGAAATTGTAGGAGAAGAAGAGCTATGGTTTGAAAAATAAGGAGGAGGAGAAAAATCAGGTGGGTGGAGTTTGGGATTAataatatgttttaattttaattttttgataaagttttttaattttaataaaagaaaagaaaaatgaaaatgaattattaaagttttttaattttttatatatacttaaattgttttagtttttaaattatttattttagttttttattttaaattaaaaatataatttggaCTAATAAGTTATTGACACGTGgtatttttaattagtaaacGGATTTGTTAGAAAAGAGAACTAACGAACGTACAGAAAATGTGACCATGGGATCTATTGCcatcaattttcaaaattgaggACTAATCTACGTCAATCCTATATTTTTAGAGACTTTTGTCACAATTATCCCTTATAATTACAATAAGTTAGTCttgtatatatgtattgtaatttatatgtattgtaattttttatatatatatatgtaattataattataataagttaatcttgtatatattttatactGTAATAgtccctttatatatatatatgaaaaaataccTACTAAAATAAATGTGTACTAGAGTAGCTAGAGCCAAAAATGCATTTACttgacaataaaaataatttcactgGATGGATAGTGATATTAGATAAACcgtataaaaaatattgaagaaaACCAAATTAGAGGCCGGAGATCATTTTCATAACCACATTTCAAGCACAATAATTCATGAAATCtattgatattattatataactACCTAGTACCTAGAAAATTTGAACttcaaaaaacaaagaaaaagaaaaagatgagGAAAGCACATGTATTGGTGGTACCATATCCAGCTGAGGGTCACATAATTCCACTACTTCAACTGTCTTAAAGGGCACATAAATGTGGGGTCATAATTACAATAAATAGCATAGAAAGAGAAGGGATTAGTGTGGCTTTGATCATCGAAAAAGACCAGAGAAGTAATGCATGGGAAAGTGGAGGAGTTGGTTCAAAAAATGATGATGATCAACAAGAATGGGTTTGTCCTTTTATATTCCAAACTTTATAAATCAACGCATCTTCAAGACGGTATGGTGTCGTTTCATGATAAATTACTGTCGttttataattacaaaaaaaaaaaaaattaaattggcCCATGCAGGTCTCGAACCTGCGACCTTCGCGTTATTAGC includes:
- the LOC115701285 gene encoding UDP-glycosyltransferase 83A1 is translated as MERKKQGRVMVVPCPAQGHVKPLMLLSQKLAKHGFRVTFVNIEFIHNKILRSMQADDDDDDDKTSSGVGSSQIEMVSIPDGLDPMADRSDLKVICKLVWGDSILPAELEKLIKTINNNNDEMMISCVVSDYFMSWPVEVAAKLGVKAAVFCPSAAAIFVYTINIPNFIREGIITSDGYPTKQQIIQLSSGMPTMHTSKLPWNVGDLATQKMVFHGYLKVSESLKMIDWWLCNTSYDIEHAVFSLLPKLLPIGPLMEIESASPLDTNPGSQFWVEDSSCLSWLDQHKPRSVIYIAFGSFTTHDQIQFHELARGLELTSKPFLWVVRPGSVSGEQKLGLNSHGFGGNDNLRKIINWAPQQKVLSHPSIACFVSHCGWNSTIEGLSNGVPFLTWPYFADQYMDESYICDVWKVGMKLVPNENGIVTSEEVKNKVDKLLYDKDIQRRSLEFKEIMMKSISKDGQSSKNLNSFVKWIKEA